In one window of Phyllopteryx taeniolatus isolate TA_2022b chromosome 23, UOR_Ptae_1.2, whole genome shotgun sequence DNA:
- the LOC133472656 gene encoding sodium/potassium/calcium exchanger 2-like isoform X4 encodes MGPPCFRPAEPQPERRAHRRPRRKLSPVRILGFAASLLALCAVSVCALTWNSVVPRESLRQPAPRRTLLFSRQRDEADGPVAVKSAADGNESHGEYPPDLFGLQERRRGAVILHMFGMIYMFIALAIVCDEFFVPALTVITEKLTISDDVAGATFMAAGGSAPELFTSIIGVFISHSNVGIGTIVGSAVFNILFVIGMCAIFSKEILNLTWWPLFRDVSFYILDLVLLIVFFLDNFISVWESVTLLSGYAAYVIFMKFNGTVEGFVKNCMNKNQVVEAEAQPKASPGTPEDDGKLSARPRLQRGGSSASLHNSLMRNSIFQLMIHTLDPLSEGKFREKASILHKIAKKKCQVEDSEKANGVASRSDRNLPNSSSVQVEVTPPMNGTAGQEGEAAQDEEEDDQPLSLSWPESGRKRFTYLFIMPVVLPLWLTLPDVRKPSSKRFFPLTFVGAICWIAAFSYLMVWWAHQVGETIGITEEIMGLTILAAGTSIPDLITSVIVARKGLGDMAVSSSVGSNIFDITVGLPFPWLMWSLLSGLQPVAVSSNGLFCAIVLLFLMLLFVIISIAACKWRLSKLLGFIMFMLYFVFLVVSVMLEDRVLICPVSV; translated from the exons ATGGGTCCGCCGTGCTTCCGGCCGGCCGAGCCGCAGCCCGAGCGCAGGGCTCACCGGCGTCCGCGGCGAAAACTGAGCCCCGTGCGGATCTTGGGCTTTGCGGCGAGCCTGCTGGCTCTATGCGCCGTCTCCGTCTGCGCCTTGACGTGGAACTCTGTGGTCCCCCGGGAGAGCCTCCGGCAGCCGGCGCCCCGCCGGACTCTGCTCTTCAGCCGGCAGCGCGACGAGGCCGACGGGCCGGTCGCCGTGAAATCCGCCGCGGATGGCAACGAAAGCCACGGGGAGTACCCGCCGGACCTTTTCGGCCTCCAGGAGAGGCGCCGGGGCGCGGTGATCCTCCACATGTTCGGCATGATCTACATGTTCATCGCCTTGGCCATCGTGTGCGACGAGTTCTTCGTCCCGGCGCTCACGGTCATCACCGAGAAGCTGACCATCTCGGACGACGTGGCCGGCGCCACCTTCATGGCGGCGGGCGGCTCGGCCCCCGAGCTCTTCACGTCCATCATCGGCGTCTTCATCTCGCACAGCAACGTGGGCATCGGCACCATCGTGGGCTCGGCCGTCTTCAACATCCTCTTTGTCATCGGCATGTGCGCCATCTTCTCCAAGGAGATCCTCAACCTGACGTGGTGGCCGCTCTTCCGCGACGTCTCCTTCTACATCCTGGACCTCGTCCTGCTCATAGTCTTCTTCCTCGATAACTTCATCTCCGTGTGGGAAAGTGTCACGCTGCTGTCGGGATACGCCGCCTACGTCATCTTCATGAAGTTCAACGGAACTGTGGAGGGCTTCGTCAAGAACTGCATGAACAAGAACCAAGTGGTGGAGGCGGAGGCGCAGCCCAAG GCGAGTCCGGGGACGCCCGAGGATGACGGCAAGTTGTCG GCCAGACCGCGACTCCAACGGGGGGGCAGCTCGGCCTCCTTGCACAACAGCTTGATGAGGAACAGCATTTTCCAGCTCATGATTCACACCTTGGACCCTTTAAGTGAAG GGAAATTCCGAGAGAAAGCCTCCATTCTTCACAAGATCGCCAAAAAGAAATGTCAAGTGGAGGACAGCGAGAAGGCCAACGGAGTCGCCAGCCGTTCGG ATAGGAACCTGCCAAACAGCTCCAGCGTGCAAGTGGAGGTGACCCCGCCCATGAACGGCACCGCCGGCCAAGAGGGGGAAGCG GCccaagacgaggaggaggacgaccAGCCCCTCAGCCTGTCCTGGCCCGAGTCCGGCCGCAAGCGCTTCACCTACCTCTTCATCATGCCCGTCGTCCTCCCGCTCTGGTTGACGCTGCCCGACGTCAGGAAACCG TCGTCGAAGAGGTTCTTCCCCCTCACCTTCGTGGGTGCCATCTGCTGGATCGCGGCCTTCTCCTACCTGATGGTGTGGTGGGCTCACCAG GTCGGGGAGACCATCGGGATTACGGAGGAGATTATGGGCCTGACCATATTAGCGGCCGGAACCTCCATCCCCGACCTCATCACCAGCGTGATCGTGGCACGCAAGGGCCTGGGCGACATGGCCGTGTCCAGCTCCGTCGGCTCCAACATCTTCGACATCACCGTCGG ACTCCCGTTCCCGTGGCTCATGTGGTCCCTGCTCAGCGGCTTGCAACCGGTGGCGGTGAGCTCCAACGGCCTCTTCTGCGCCATCGTGCTGCTCTTCCTCATGCTCCTCTTCGTCATCATCTCCATCGCCGCCTGCAAGTGGCGCCTGAGCAAGCTGCTGGGCTTCATCATGTTCATGCTCTACTTCGTCTTCCTGGTGGTCAGCGTCATGCTGGAGGACCGCGTGCTCATCTGTCCCGTGTCGGTCTGA